Genomic window (Bacillus pumilus):
TATCGGCACATGCAAGGCTCAGGTGTCCATGCGTACAAATGGGTAAACCATGAAGGAAAAGCAGTGCTGGTCAAATATCACTTTGAACCAAAGCAAGGCATTCGCAACCTGACACAAGAACAGGCGCAAGCGATTCAAGGTGAAAACTTCAATCATGCCACACAGGACTTATATGAAGCCATTGAGCAAGGAGATCATCCTGAATGGGAGGTTTATGCGCAGATCATGGAAGATGATGCACACCCTCACCTTGACTTTGATCCGCTTGATCCGACAAGCTATGGTACAAGGATGACTATCCTTGGAAACCAATCGGACGAATGGTGTTAAACAAAAATCCAGAAAATTATTTCGCAGAAGTCGAGCAAGTCGCCTTTGGGACAGGCGTTCTCGTAGACGGTTTGGATTTCTCAGATGATAAATTGCTTCAAGGACGAACCTTCTCCTACTCTGACACGCAGCGCTATCGTGTGGGGCCAAACTATTTACAGCTGCCAATCAATGCACCGAGAAAGCATGTCGCCACGAATCAAAGAGATGGGCAAATGGAGTACCACGTCGATCAAGGCAAAGGACAAAACCCTCATGTGAATTATGAACCATCGATCCTTGGCGGATTAAAAGAAGCCAAGCAGGATGGAAAAGATCATACGCCTTTTGTAGAGGGTGACGTCAAACGAGAGGCCATTGACCGTCCGAACAACTTTGGACAAGCCGGAGAAACGTATCGCCGCTTCAATGATTGGGAACGTGAGGAACTGATTAAAAATTTAGTCAACACCCTTGCTACCTGTCAAAAAGACATTCAAGAGCAAATGATCGAAAACTTTACGAAGGCAGACCCTGATTACGGAAAGCGAGTCGCTGACGGCTTAAAAGCCTTTAAACAAGAACAACCAAGCGGACCTATAGGCTCTACAGGCGCAGCCCAAGCCGTGGACGAAGCGATCAACAACAGCACACCATCAGATCCTTATTAAATAAAAAAGAATGCAGCGTCTAGGCTGCATTCTTTTTGTATCCATCGATTAAGCGTTTTGACCTTTTTTAATCCATTCTGCAACATTGACTGTACGTTTTGCTTGATGTTTTGCAGCAGCTTCTGCATCCTCTTGGATCTTTCCATTTTGGTCAACAGTGACACTCACGCCGTAAGGGTTGCCCCCTGCACCGTATAATGAGTCATCAGTGTATCCAGGAGCGGCGATAATAGCTCCCCAGTGGAACATCGTTGTGTAAAGGCTGAGAATGGTTTGCTCCTGTCCGCCATTTGGGTTTTGTGCAGATGTCATCGCACTTACTGCTTTGTTTGCCAATTTTCCTTGGAACCACAAGCCGCCAGTTGTGTCTAAAAATTGCTTCATTTGAGCCGGTAAGTTACCAAAACGTGTCGGCATGCTAAAGATGATGGCATCTGCCCACTCTAAATCACTCAATTGAACCTCTGGGACATCCTTTGTTTCATCTAAATGTGCTTTCCATGCTGGATTTGACGCCACAACTGATTCAGGAGCCAATTCAGGAACCTTTAATATTTTGACTTCTGCTCCAGCTTCTTTCGCTCCAGCTTCAGCCCATTTTGCCATCTGATAGTTTGTACCTGTTGAACTATAATAAATAATCGCTAACTTTACGTTTTCCATTTGTTCCATCTCCTTTTGATTGGTTTGTCCAAAAAGTTTTTGTAAGAATCCCAACTGTATTCCCCACCTTATTTAAAATTGACGACGATACCATAAAGCCGCAGCATCGACTTCTTCTCTCGTTAGCTGATGTCCACGATTTTCCCAATGAAGTGTAACAGACGCGCCTGCCTCCTGAAGCAATTGCTCAAGCTCCTGTGATTCCTCTGGACGGCACATTGGGTCATTTTCACCAGCTGCTATAAAGACTTGTTTCCCCACTAATGAAGGCATTGAAACCCCGCGTCTCGGGACCATTGGATGATGCAAGATAGCTCCTTTTAACGCATCCTCGTAATGGAATAAAAGACTTCCTGCAATGTTCGCCCCATTGGAATATCCGAGAGCGACGACATTGTGACGATCGAACCCATATTCTTCTGCTGCCTCGCCGATAAATGTATACAGTTCCTCTGTCCGCTCAATTAAATCCTGTTCATCAAATACACCCTCTGCCAAACGTCTGAAAAAGCGCGGCATACCGTTTTCCAACACATTTCCTCTCACACTAAGAACAGAAGCGTCCGCATCTACTAAATCGGCAAGCGGCAATAAATCTTCTTCCGTTCCGCCAGTACCATGCAGTAATAACAAAACAGGTCTTTGTTCATTCTTTCCTTTTCGAAAAAGATGTTTCATCATGCATCTCCTTTCCCTTTCAACTCTCTCACTTCTATTGGCAGTACAATTTGTTCAATCTGACTGCGCTGCGCCTCATATTGAGGTGGCAGTTTCAATGCTTCACCCATTGTTTCCACTGATTCATCGTGTGCAAACCCTGGAGGATCAGTCGCAATCTCAAATAATATGCCGCCAAGCTCTCTAAAATAAATGGCATTGAAGTAATTTCGGTCTTGCACAGGAGTCACTTGATACCCGCTTTGCGCAATATGTCTTTGCCAATCTAATTGATCCTGATCATCTGTTGCTCTCCATGCAATATGGTGCACCACCCCAACACCCATACGTCCTCGTGCAACAGGTGTTTTGTTCACATCAATCACATTGCCAATCTCACCAAATGAACGGAATCTCACATAGTCCTCTTCTGCTCCGACTCGTTCAAAACCCATTGTTTTTTCGAGTAGCTGCATCGTTTGCTCAGGCTGTGACGTTAACAAAACCGCTCCGCCAAATCCTTTGATCGCAACATCTGGTGTGACTCCGTTAAATGTCCACTCATTTTGTTTCCCTTCCGCACGCTCTACAAGTTCAATTAACAAGCCGTGTGGATCTTCAAATGAGAGAAAGGCTTCACCAAAGCGTTCAACCATTTCATAAGAAATATCAAATTGCTCTAGACGTTTTTTCCAAAAAGAGAAAGCGCCCGGCGGCACAACATATGTCGTCACACCGACTTGACCGGCGCCAATTTGTCCTTTTTGAGCACCTGGCCAAGGGAAAAACGTAATAATCGTTCCTGGAGTTCCTCCTTCATTTCCAAAATATAAATGGTATGTGCCCGGATCATCAAAATTCACGGTCTTTTTCACGAGACGAAGCCCTAAAACACCTGCATAAAAATCAACGTTCTCCTGAGGATGCCCTACAATGGCTGTAATATGGTGAATTCCTTCAGTTTTCTTCACTTCTAATGACCTCCTAATCATGAAGTAACAAGCCTCTATTCATTATGTCTTTACTGACGCCTTTATATTATCTCGAATTCGAGATATTAAATCAAAAAAATATATTTATCTCGAATTAAGGATATGATGTTTTTTAATAAATGTCAACAATTTTTGTTTTTTCTTTTAAAAAAGCAGATCTGCTTGATACATGACAGACCTGCTCTTCCTTAATTATTTCAATAATTTTTTCTTTTTTAAATAGGCTTTCGCTACCTGAAATGCTTCCTTACCTTTCACATTCACTTCATAATTCATCTCTCTCATCTCATCGTCTGTGATTTGGCCACCAAGCTTATTGAGAGAGGTCTCAATCTCAGGGTACTCAGTTAATGTATCCTGCCTTAGCAGTGGTGCTCCTTGATATGGCGGGAAAACATGCTGATCATCATCGAGCACCTTTAATTTATATTGTCTCAATTCACTGTCTGTCGAATATGCATCGACCAAATTGATATCCCCTTTTTGAATGGCTCGATACCGAAGCTTCGGTTCCATCGTGACCACATCGTCAAAGGAGAATTGATAGACCTTTTGAATACCTCGATACCCATCCTGACGATCAGAAAATTCTAACGTAAAACCAGCTTTTATACGATTCTTGATCTTGCCTAAATCTGAAATATTGGATACATCATATTGATCGGCCAGCGACTGAGGCACAGCTAAAGCATACGTATTGTTGTAAGCCATCGGCTCAAGAAGACGGAGCTGAAAGGATGATTCCAAACCGCGCCGCGCTTGCTCATACACTTTTTCTTTATCTGTGCTTTTCGCTGTTTCTTTAAGGAACTCAGAAATTGCAGTACCTGTAAACTCAGGATAAATATCAATATCACCGGAGCGTAAAGCTTGAAAAACAAAGGACGTCTTGCCAAGACCAGGCTTAAGATTGACTTGAATATCCGTATCCTGCTCAATTAAAAGCTTATACATTGAGATCAAAATTTCAGGCTCCGCCCCTAACTTTCCACCAATGGTGATTTCTTTCTTTTCTTGTTGAAACAGTAATGGGCCCGCGACAACTGCTCCTGCAATCACAGCAAAAGCCGTCACAGAGATCAACGTCTTTTTAAAGGATATTTTTTCAAAAGTACGCAGCACGACATCAAATAAGAGAGCGAGCAGGGCAGCTGGTATGGCGCCGATGACAATGAGCGACATATCATTTCGATCAATTCCAAGTAGAATCAGACTTCCTAATCCTCCAGCTCCGATCAGTGCGGCAAGAGTGGCAGTCCCCACAATGAGAACCATCCCAGTTCGGATACCAGCCATGATGACTGGCATGGCCAGAGGCAGCTCCACCTTTAATAACCGTTTGCGGTGATTCATTCCCATGGCGAGAGCCGCTTCTCTTAGGGAAGGGTCGACCTCCTGAATGCCTGTATATGTATTTCTTAAAATAGGGAGTAGGGCATAGACGACAAGCGCGATAATGGCAGGAACTTGCCCAATCCCAACGAGAGGAATCAGCAAGCCAAGCAGCGCGAGCGACGGAATTGTTTGCAAGACAGCCGTCACCCCAATCACCCACTCCGCTAGCTTCGGTACCCTCGTTAAATAGATACCTAATGGAATGGCAATCAAAATCGCTAAAAATAAAGCAATAAAAGAAATTTGAATATGCTCTAGTAAGGCGTGACCCAATTGTTCTTTTCGGTCCCATAACACACTGGTCCAATCATTCATGTGACTCGCCCCGCTCTCTAGGAAAATCAGCTAAAAACTGAATCACCGCTTGACGATTCACTAGACCCATTCGCTCCCCATCCTTTTCCACAGCCAATTCCTCATGCTTTGCCAATTTAGATAAGACATCATCCAGCGGTGCATGTGCTGAAATAACTTCATAGCCTAAAAGAGCCTCCTGAGTCATTGGTCTAGCTATGGTCTCTAACTCAAACGCTTGATGTCCCACATGGCGAGCAGCCCCTGAGACAAACTCTCGCACAAAGTCATTGACTGGGTATTGAACCAATTCCTCTGGACGACCAATTTGCACCACTTTACCTTCCTTCATGATACAAATTCGGTCACCAAGTCTCATGGCTTCTTGCATATCATGTGTCACGAAGACAATGGTCTTTTGAATACGGCGCTGCAAATCAAGCAGATCATCCTGCAATTTCTCCCTCGTCAGTGGATCTAACGCACTAAAAGGTTCATCCATGAGGACAATCTCTGGATCAGCCGCAAGAGCACGTGCCACACCGACACGCTGCTGCTGTCCGCCAGACAGCTCTGACGGCTTTCGATGTCGATACATAGCTGGATCAAGCCCAACCATCTGCATCAATTCATCGACACGTTTATTGATCTCGCTCCGGCTCCACTGTTTAAGCTCTGGCACCACAGCGATATTTTCTTCAATGGTCATATGAGGAAAAAGAGCGATTTGCTGCAGGACATACCCAATATCCCAGCGTAGCTCATACATATCATAGTCACTTACATTTTGGCCCTTTATGTAAATTTCACCTTCTGTAGAAGAAATGAGACGATTGATCATTTTCAATGTCGTCGTTTTCCCGCTTCCACTAGGTCCAATGAATACAAAAAACTCACCTTTCTGAATCTCCAAATCAACCGATTGAACGGCATAGAGGTCATCAGAAAATTGCATCGATACCTTCTTAAATTCAATCATCTTCCCACGCCCTGACTGCAATTATTTTCTAGACTACCAATATGACAGATCGACCCCGTATTTGTATAGAACAAACTGTCTCTTTTACATACTTCCCCTAGGATGCCCACCAAAAACAGCTCAAACCAATTTAAATGAGATTCTTCGTCAAACAAATAAAAAAAGCGAAGAGCTCGAGGCTCTCCGCTTTTAAGTCAACGACTTACTCACCAGTAACGTATGGAAGTAATGCCATTTGACGTGATTTTTTAATCGCTAATGTCAATTTACGTTGATACTTAGCGCTAGTTCCTGTTACACGACGAGGTAAAATTTTACCACGCTCAGAAACAAACTTTCTAAGAAGATCAACATCTTTGTAATCGATGTGCGTGATACCGTTAGAAGTAAAGAAACATACCTTACGACGTTTCGCACGACCGCCTCTGCGTCCACCTGCCATTTGTTTTCACACCTTTCCTTTAGTCATTTTTTCAGATCAATTAGAATGGCAAATCATCATCGGAGATGTCAATCGGTTTACCATCATTCGCAAATGGGTCATCATTAAAGCTATTTCCCTGATTACGATTTTGTTGGTTGCTTTGATTGCCATATGGATTTTGACTTGGTTCATTTCCGAATGGATTCTGATCGTTTTGGCTACCGCCATAATACTGGCCTCCGCTATTACCACCGCCGCTGTATCCACCTGAACCAGCACCGCCGCTCTTAGGCTCAAGAAATTGAACACTTTCAGCTTGAACCTCTGTCACGAAGACACGCTGTCCTTGCTGATTTTCATAGTTTCTTGTCTGCAAACGACCGTCTACACCGGCAAGACTTCCTTTTTTCAAGAAATTAGCCACGTTCTCGGCTTGTCTTCTCCAAGTAACACAGTTAATGAAATCGGCTTCACGCTCTCCAGATTGATTCGTAAACGTACGATTCACAGCTAGAGTAAACGTGGCTACAGCCGCACCATTAGGCGTGTAGCGAAGCTCAGGGTCTTTTGTTAGTCTTCCGACCAATACAACACGGTTTAGCATATTGAAAGACCACCTTTAAATATATATTTCAATGATTTATACTTCTTCTTTAACAACAATGTGGCGAATGATATCGTCACTGATCTTAGCTAAGCGGTCAAATTCTTGAACTGCTGCAGCGTCAGATTGAACGTTTACGATTTGGTAGAAGCCTTCACGGAAATCGTTGATTTCGTATGCAAGACGACGTTTACCCCAATCCTTTGTTCCAGTGATCTCCGCACCGTTAGAAGTTAACACGTTATTGAAACGCTCGATAACTGCTTTTTTAGCCTCATCGTCAACTGTTGGGCGGATGATGTACATAACTTCGTACTTTCTCATCTGATTGCACCTCCTTTTGGTCTAAGCGGCCCTAAACGGGCAAGGAGCAATAAATTATATTACTCACAATTGTATATTATAACAAATTACTTGGCCTATGACAAGAACCTATACGTTAAAACGGAAATGAATGACGTCTCCATCTTTCACTACATATTCTTTACCTTCTAGACGGACTTTTCCTGCCTCTTTTGCAGCAGACATACTTCCGCCAGCTAGTAAATCCTCATAAGCAACTGTTTCAGCACGAATAAATCCACGCTCGAAGTCCGTATGAATGATTCCAGCACATTCTGGTGCCTTCATTCCTTTTTTAAATGTCCAAGCACGTACTTCCTGCTCACCTGCTGTGAAATAAGTAGCTAACCCAAGAAGTGAATAAGACGCTTTGATCAGCTGATCTAAACCTGATTCTTTAATGCCAAGCTCTTCAAGGAACATTTGCTTCTCTTCTCCTTCAAGCTCTGCAATTTCAGACTCAATCTTTGCGCAAACGACGATGACTTCAGCATTTTCACCAGAAGCAAACTCACGGATTTGCTGCACATATTCGTTGCCATCGTGATCCGCTACTTCATCCTCACTCACATTCGCTACATAAAGAACTGGTTTAGATGTCAGTAAATGAAGCTGTTTCACAAGCTTTTGCTGCTCATCCGTAAATTCTACAGATCTTGCCGATTGCCCAGCTTCAAATGCGTGCATTAGCTTCGACAAAATATCAAATTCAGCTACCGCTTCCTTGTCCTTTTGTTTCGCAAGCTTACTCACACGAGCCAAACGCTTTTCAACTGTTTCTACATCAGCCAAAATCAATTCTAAATTAATGGTTTCGATATCCGACACAGGGTCAACCTTACCTGATACGTGTGTGATATTATCATCTGCAAAAGCTCTCACCACATGACAGATCGCATCTACTTGGCGAATGTGAGAAAGGAATTTATTCCCTAAACCTTCACCTTTAGAAGCTCCTTTGACAATACCAGCAATATCAGTGAATTCAAAAGCAGTCGGAACTGTCTTTTTAGGCTGCACCAATTCTGTTAGCTTTTGTAATCTTTCGTCTGGAACTTCTACAATTCCCACGTTTGGATCAATGGTACAAAACGGATAGTTAGCAGACTCCGCTCCAGCCTGTGTAATTGCATTAAATAGCGTTGACTTCCCGACGTTAGGTAAGCCAACAATACCAGCTGTTAAAGCCATTCTTTCATCTCCTCTATATAAAACGTGCTCGTTATACTGCGTAATATGAACCTAGAGCAATTATAAGTAGGTTTACATGAAAAGACAAGCTCACCGTTATGCATTATTAATAGAAGAAACATTGCCAAAAAGAAGAAATCAGTGCTTTAAAACATGAATTTGCATCTGCTTCTTCTATACAAAAGACGAATTTCATCAAAAAAAGCATGAGGCCTACTTAAGCAGTTGGCTCCTCATGCTTGACGAGAATTTTCTTCATTTTTCGTTCAAAGTCTCTTCTTGGAATCATCACGCTGTGTCCACAGCCTTCACATTTAATGCGAATATCCATGCCCAAACGAATGACCTTCCACCGATTGACACCACATGGATGGGGCTTTTTCATCTCTACGACATCGTGTAACCCAAACGCTTTGTCTGCCATCAGCCTTCACCTCTCTTGCTCACTTCATTGAATCTATTGTACAAAAAAACGGCGATGAAGAGCAATGCACAAAACAAAGAGCCTCTTTCAATCGTTCATCCTATTCTTTTTTATAGAAAAAACCCTTCTTTTAGATCATTTTATTTGTGACCAATAGTTACTTAAACTCCGCTTTTTTTCAATATTGTCACAAACACCGTAGGTCAAAAGGTTTTTATTGGTAGATCACTGTGGTTTTTCCATATTTTTTGATTTATGATATCTGCATAAATGTTATGTGAGGGAGCAGGTACGATGGTCAATCGAAAGGATAGATTAACTGATAAAGAATATAAAATCATATCCGATCATGCTGGAAACATAGACAATTACCAGCAGCACCATACGATAGAAATAGGTCAGCAAACGCTCACTGTCCGCGATTTTCTCAAAGTCGATCATCAATTATATGGTTTAACGATGCAGCCGGAACAATCAGATGAGTTCATCGTCGCTTTTCACTGTCCACTGCCAAATCAAACGACAGTGACCTCGCCACAAGATATACACACAGCGGCACAGTCATTGCTCAAAACGGATTATGCCTATCCGATTGAAAAGAAGTCCCTTGAGGGCAATCAAGATCATGCCTTTTTTAAAGGGAAGGAATACATAGAGCAAGTCTGTCAGCAGCATCCAAATGCAGGTATCTATCTCACTGGACAAGCACTTGCCGGTGCTGTTTGTGCTTATGTTGCAACAGAACAGCCAGCTGTCAAAAAAGCCGTCACCTTTGATAGCCCAAATATATGGAGCAGTCTGTCGCCTTCAATTCAGCAGAAGGCACAGCAAGGTCAATATACACGAGTATTGACTGAATATATTCAACCTAGTCATTATGTCGGTTTACTCAATCGTCAAGATCATGGGGTTGGTCAAGTGAAGTACACCGTACCACCAAGGCAGCAAGACGCCGCCCAAGAATCCGTTAGATATAAAAAAAGAGAAATTGACACCTTTTTAAAATCAGCTTTTTCGTCTATGAATATAGAATGGAACGAATCCTTTGATACAAACGCTTTTTTAGCTCTTATTTCTGGGAGCTATAAAGTAAATGGGTATTCATTCCATAAAGATGGATCTGCCCGTATGTTAGATGAACAGCTTGATCATAATACAAGTTTTACAGCTATGCTGTTGCAAGAAATTCATTCTGGACGTGCATATGCACAAAGCGGTCTTGAAATTATCATAAAATCCCATTTACTGAAAAACTCATCCTACGATCTTCAGAGCATTATTGAACATGAAGTTCACACTGTATTTGAGAGAATCGATGGGATCGATGAAAGTGTAAAAGACGCCGTCCAGCATGTAAAACAAGAGCTAAAAGGACTCGTCGGCTTTGGCCACTATGATTTATTAAGTCCTAGTGATGTGGAAGCTTTGGTAGAGGAAGTGAGGATGGAACAACATCATTCCTCCTTTTATTCACACGACAAACAGCTTAATGCCCTGTACACCCTAAGAGATTACGAACAGGAACTTTCTACCCTTTCAAGACATATGTACACAATGGGTGATGACTACGCCAAGGCAGATAGACGCCTTGCAGTACAAATGGGTATTCATTAAGAAAGGAGTCACGGCATGATCAATCAAAATAAGCCTCCTAGTGACGCCCAGCGTTTCTTGCAAAATGTAAGTGCTCGCCGCTCCATGTCTGTCTTCGAAAATCAATCGGCACCGCACACACAAACGCAGTCCCCTGAAGAAATGGCTGCGATACAAGCCATGCGCAGAGAAGGACAGCGAAAGGATCTAAAACGGCTGCTCAAAATGCGGCTGCATGATGAATTATCAAACACTCGCGTGCACTTGGAGTATCAATTGGCAAAAACAGAAGACATGATCAACCAGACAACCATTGTCAAACAACACATTTCCCAGCATTTAAAGGGACAAGCCATTTCAGAATTAGAAGAACGCCTTCAGCGTCTCAAGCAAATGCCCGTCTATGATGATATTAAGGAAGCCATTGATTCAATTCGGATAAAATAAGCACAGCTCTAACAAAGAGATGTGCTTATTTTATTTTATCAATATAATTTTTAGAGCGGGAAAATATCTTTTTACTTAAAATCGGATATAGCATTAAACAGACAAGCAAATAAAGATTCAATAAACTATATATCGGATACAAGAAAGCAATCAAATCTGCAAATCCAAGTGATGTCAAAGGCGCCATCAAAAGAAGCATCACCAGCACAACCAGCCAGCGAGGCAATCGTACAAGAGAGAGCATTCGGCTGGATAGACCAAATAAACCAGCGGCTGTCGTCGTATAAATGGCTAGACAAAGGACAACAGTCATAAACACAAACAATGACGTTGGCGCCCCTTCTAATACTGTAAACAAAGGAATGCCCTCTGCTGATAGGCTCCCAGATATATCAACTAGTATTTCGTTATATACGTACGAGATCACTCCAAAAATGAGACCGCTTAATATACTCGCCACTTTGGCCTCTCCAAGTCCCTTCATTTCTTTCCCAACCGAAGACAGCACGGCCACAACAGATAATATATTCAAAGAAGCAAAGACAATGCTGGCAGGCCAATTGTACTGCTGCCCAAAATCAATCCGCCACATATGATCATGGTTCATATAATAAAAAACAAACGCATAGATGAGACCCGCCACCAAAATTGGTATAATGAAAGCATTCACAGATAAGAGCCCTTTCACATCCCAGAAAAAAATCATAAATGAAAACAGACAAAATGCACCGATACCCACCCAAAATGGCACATGATACATCTCGAGCGTCACCCCGCCACCGGCAATCATGACCGTCGTTGTCGTGAATAAATAAAGGACAATTAAAACGTCATACACTTTAGCCAGCCATGGACCGACAAGCCGCTCTAGCACTGGCACAAAGTGATCGGCACGCACCTCATAACTGATTTTCAACACCACATAGGTAGACAGCATAAACATCAATGTAAACAGTAGAATGGCTAGTCCGCTATCAATGCCAAAAAACTGCCAAATTTCTTGGCCGGAAGCATACCCCGCCCCTATTAAGCTTCCTAAAATTAAAAGCGTCCACCTTGAACCAGCCTTCCACACAAACATCACCTCATAGGTATAGAATTAAGCTTGTTTCCGTATACTGTTACTAACTACTATGACAAGGAAGTGAGACCTATGAATAGCAAGAACGGTCTTTTTTTTAGAAATAGGGTGAAAGAATACGTGTCCCATACGGATACAAATGCCATTCAACAACTTAAAAGTATTTTATTCTCGCATCTTCAGAAAGCAGGAAAAAGACCCGTTGCCATTGTTTGTATTGGCACCGACCGCTCAACTGGCGACTCTCTAGGTCCACTTGTTGGTGCAAAGCTTTCCGGTCTGGATTTGAAAAAGCTTCATGTATATGGAACACTCTCTGACCCAGTTCATGCTGTCAATCTAAAAGAAAAGCTCGCTGAAATTGAACAAGCTCATAAACATCCGTTTATTGTGGCGATTGATGCCTGTTTAGGCAGAGTGAAAAGTGTAGGTTCCTTCCAAATTGGAGATGGGCCGTTAAAGCCAGGAGCAGGCGTACAAAAGGAGCTGCCAGAGGTAGGAGATATTCATATTAATGGGATCGTCAATGTGAGCGGCTTTATGGAATACTTCGTTCTCCAAAACACCCGTCTCCATCTTGTCATGTCTATGGCCAATACACTTTCTGAAAGTCTATCTCACATTGATCAAATGGATTGGACAAGAGAAAAAAACCGGTCTCTTTTCTCCCCTATTCAAAATATCACTGGGAGAATATAAAAAAGACCATCTCGTATCAAGATGGTCACTCTGCTGATTCTCTCGTAGAAAGCAATTCGAGAATTCTTTCTAAATCTTCGTTAGAGAGAAATTCAATCTCTATTTTCCCTTTTTTCTTCTGTTTCTTGATCGTCACTGAAGTACCAAAGTAGTTTTGTAAGAAAGACTCTCTTTCTTTCAAGATTCGATCCTTTGGTGCTTCTTGTTTCTTTGTTTCACGTGGAACATTTTCGTTTAACTGCTGAACAAGTTTCTCAACCTGACGTACGTTTAACCCCTCATCCACGATTTTCTTAACCAATGGCGCCAGCTTCTTTTTGTTTTTCAAGCTAAGCAATGTTCTTCCATGTCCCATCGATAGCGCTCCATCAGCAATCAGCTTTTGTACTTCATCTGGTAAAGTCAAAAGACGGAGGTGGTTCGCAATATGCGGTCTGCTTTTGCCTAATCGCTTCGCTAATTCCTCTTGCGTCACACTGAGGTGATCTAGCAAAGAGGCATAGGCTTCCGCTTCTTCCAATGGAGATAAATCTTCACGCTGCAGGTT
Coding sequences:
- a CDS encoding ParB/RepB/Spo0J family partition protein; the protein is MAKGLGKGINALFNNVDSNEESVEEIKLKDLRPNPYQPRKTFDDDALSDLKESIQQHGVLQPIIVRKSIKGYDIVAGERRFRAAQQAGLTTIPAIVREFSETLMREIALLENLQREDLSPLEEAEAYASLLDHLSVTQEELAKRLGKSRPHIANHLRLLTLPDEVQKLIADGALSMGHGRTLLSLKNKKKLAPLVKKIVDEGLNVRQVEKLVQQLNENVPRETKKQEAPKDRILKERESFLQNYFGTSVTIKKQKKKGKIEIEFLSNEDLERILELLSTRESAE
- a CDS encoding YkvI family membrane protein, producing the protein MFVWKAGSRWTLLILGSLIGAGYASGQEIWQFFGIDSGLAILLFTLMFMLSTYVVLKISYEVRADHFVPVLERLVGPWLAKVYDVLIVLYLFTTTTVMIAGGGVTLEMYHVPFWVGIGAFCLFSFMIFFWDVKGLLSVNAFIIPILVAGLIYAFVFYYMNHDHMWRIDFGQQYNWPASIVFASLNILSVVAVLSSVGKEMKGLGEAKVASILSGLIFGVISYVYNEILVDISGSLSAEGIPLFTVLEGAPTSLFVFMTVVLCLAIYTTTAAGLFGLSSRMLSLVRLPRWLVVLVMLLLMAPLTSLGFADLIAFLYPIYSLLNLYLLVCLMLYPILSKKIFSRSKNYIDKIK
- a CDS encoding DUF951 domain-containing protein — encoded protein: MADKAFGLHDVVEMKKPHPCGVNRWKVIRLGMDIRIKCEGCGHSVMIPRRDFERKMKKILVKHEEPTA
- the yyaC gene encoding spore protease YyaC produces the protein MNSKNGLFFRNRVKEYVSHTDTNAIQQLKSILFSHLQKAGKRPVAIVCIGTDRSTGDSLGPLVGAKLSGLDLKKLHVYGTLSDPVHAVNLKEKLAEIEQAHKHPFIVAIDACLGRVKSVGSFQIGDGPLKPGAGVQKELPEVGDIHINGIVNVSGFMEYFVLQNTRLHLVMSMANTLSESLSHIDQMDWTREKNRSLFSPIQNITGRI
- a CDS encoding hydrolase codes for the protein MVNRKDRLTDKEYKIISDHAGNIDNYQQHHTIEIGQQTLTVRDFLKVDHQLYGLTMQPEQSDEFIVAFHCPLPNQTTVTSPQDIHTAAQSLLKTDYAYPIEKKSLEGNQDHAFFKGKEYIEQVCQQHPNAGIYLTGQALAGAVCAYVATEQPAVKKAVTFDSPNIWSSLSPSIQQKAQQGQYTRVLTEYIQPSHYVGLLNRQDHGVGQVKYTVPPRQQDAAQESVRYKKREIDTFLKSAFSSMNIEWNESFDTNAFLALISGSYKVNGYSFHKDGSARMLDEQLDHNTSFTAMLLQEIHSGRAYAQSGLEIIIKSHLLKNSSYDLQSIIEHEVHTVFERIDGIDESVKDAVQHVKQELKGLVGFGHYDLLSPSDVEALVEEVRMEQHHSSFYSHDKQLNALYTLRDYEQELSTLSRHMYTMGDDYAKADRRLAVQMGIH